In Citrus sinensis cultivar Valencia sweet orange chromosome 4, DVS_A1.0, whole genome shotgun sequence, one DNA window encodes the following:
- the LOC107177770 gene encoding auxin-induced in root cultures protein 12 — MALAVVLLSISVLLISPAHSLTCTSQRLTNNKKPYDSCLDLPTLSSYLHYTYNATNSSLSIAFVSTPASPDGWVAWAINPTAKGMAGSQALIALKSSGSLVVKTYNIISYSNLTESKLSFQTWDLKAESGASGTTVIYGKLKVPEKAETLNQVWQVGAQVANGHPMKHEFKQANLQAKGPLNLVKKPGSLTPASAPTPGTPGSPGVPSPDRGGQSMIRANVVGLFMGLVLFLVTVSAL, encoded by the coding sequence ATGGCGTTGGCCGTGGTACTCCTTTCCATCTCGGTCTTGCTAATCTCACCGGCTCATTCCCTCACCTGCACCTCGCAGAGACTCACCAACAACAAGAAGCCCTACGACAGTTGCCTCGATCTCCCCACTTTGAGCTCTTACCTCCACTACACGTACAACGCCACGAACTCGTCTCTCTCCATCGCCTTCGTGTCGACTCCGGCGTCGCCCGACGGCTGGGTCGCGTGGGCCATCAACCCGACGGCTAAGGGCATGGCCGGATCCCAGGCCCTCATCGCCCTCAAATCCAGCGGCTCCCTCGTCGTCAAGACTTACAACATCATCTCCTACTCCAACCTCACCGAATCAAAACTCTCGTTCCAAACCTGGGACTTGAAGGCCGAATCCGGTGCCAGCGGGACCACCGTCATTTACGGTAAGCTCAAGGTTCCGGAGAAAGCGGAGACGTTGAACCAAGTGTGGCAGGTGGGTGCTCAGGTGGCCAATGGACATCCCATGAAACATGAGTTTAAGCAGGCGAATCTTCAAGCCAAGGGGCCATTGAATTTGGTCAAGAAGCCCGGTAGTTTGACGCCGGCGTCGGCGCCGACTCCCGGTACCCCCGGTAGCCCCGGCGTTCCTTCTCCCGACAGGGGCGGACAGTCGATGATCAGAGCTAATGTTGTTGGATTGTTTATGGGTTTGGTTCTGTTTCTTGTAACAGTTTCCGCTTTGTAA
- the LOC102608064 gene encoding cytochrome b561 and DOMON domain-containing protein At3g25290, which translates to MASSSSTRSIVLGLSLWFLLISPALSLTCTSQSKNLKNEIYVHCLDLPSLSSFLHFTYDASNRSLSIAFVAAPAKSGGWIAWAINPTAPGMAGSQALVAYKDSKGAVTVKLYNVSSYESIVPTKKLSFDVWDTSADESGGLMRIYGKVKVPEELAKAGKLNQVWQVGPSVTPEGMIAKHDFAPPNLNSKGALDLSGAHTGGGSTGTDSRTKKRNIHGVLNAVSWGILFPIGAIIARYLRTFESADPAWFYLHVLCQSSAYAIGVAGWGTGLKLGSDSKGVTYTGHRNIGIALFSLATVQIFALFLRPKKDHKYRFHWNLYHHSVGYAILVLGIINVFKGLDILNPENKWKSAYIIVISVLGGIAVLLEAITWIVVISRKSRSRKA; encoded by the exons ATGGCTTCCTCTTCCTCAACACGTTCGATAGTTCTGGGGCTTTCGCTCTGGTTTCTGTTAATCTCACCCGCGCTGTCACTCACATGCACCTCACAGTCGAAGAATCTCAAAAACGAAATCTACGTCCACTGCCTCGACCTCCCCTCTCTCTCCTCCTTCCTCCACTTCACCTACGACGCCTCCAACAGATCGCTCTCCATCGCATTCGTCGCCGCCCCTGCGAAATCCGGCGGCTGGATCGCGTGGGCCATAAACCCGACGGCCCCGGGCATGGCGGGGTCCCAGGCGCTGGTGGCGTACAAGGACTCCAAGGGGGCCGTGACCGTTAAGCTGTACAACGTCAGCAGTTACGAATCCATCGTTCCGACGAAGAAGCTGTCGTTTGATGTGTGGGACACCAGCGCCGACGAGTCCGGGGGGTTGATGAGGATTTACGGGAAGGTTAAGGTGCCGGAGGAGCTTGCGAAGGCGGGAAAGCTTAACCAGGTCTGGCAGGTGGGGCCCAGTGTAACGCCCGAGGGGATGATAGCTAAGCATGATTTCGCGCCACCCAATTTGAACTCTAAGGGGGCTCTGGATTTGAGTGGGGCCCACACCGGCGGGGGTAGTACCGGAACCGATTCCAGGACTAAGAAGAGAAAC ATTCATGGGGTATTGAATGCTGTGAGTTGGGGAATTTTGTTCCCAATTGGAGCCATTATTGCCCGGTACTTGAGAACTTTCGAGTCTGCAGATCCGGCATGGTTTTATCTCCATGTACTCTGCCAGTCCTCTGCATATGCTATTGGGGTTGCCGGCTGGGGAACCGGTCTTAAGcttgggagcgattcaaaaGGAGTTACATACACTGGGCACCGGAATATTGGAATTGCCCTTTTCAGTCTTGCAACTGTTCAG ATTTTCGCACTGTTCTTGAGACCAAAGAAGGACCACAAGTATCGGTTTCACTGGAATCTCTATCACCACAGTGTTGGATATGCCATACTAGTGCTTGGCATCATCAATGTGTTTAAAGGGTTGGACATTTTGAACCCCGAAAACAAATGGAAATCAGCTTACATTATAGTTATTTCGGTCTTGGGTGGGATTGCTGTGCTGTTGGAAGCAATTACTTGGATCGTAGTCATCTCAAGAAAATCTAGGTCCAGAAAGGCCTAA